The following are encoded in a window of Tolypothrix sp. PCC 7712 genomic DNA:
- a CDS encoding tetratricopeptide repeat protein, whose product MKLSKLAAVILVFGTMLVPSTTLAESLSESNPLLITRAKTELKPQLKLPTIERLSETNSSPKARNNNNVDALLTQISADLEKGDFQAAIEGCNSVLKIDANNFAAYVFRGFAYSHLEQYETAVGDFEQAIGINPNSAYPYFGRGFAQVQLEKYRDSLADFEQTIKMEPEFAHAYFWRGIAQANLAQTDAAKADLEKAAELYQKQGNPQAAEQALNVLKEIYTA is encoded by the coding sequence ATGAAACTTTCAAAATTAGCAGCAGTAATCTTAGTTTTTGGAACAATGCTTGTTCCTTCCACAACTTTAGCTGAAAGCTTAAGTGAGTCTAATCCATTGCTGATTACACGGGCAAAAACTGAATTGAAGCCTCAGTTAAAACTACCTACAATCGAACGCTTATCTGAAACCAATTCTTCCCCCAAAGCTCGTAATAACAATAATGTAGATGCGCTATTAACTCAAATCTCAGCCGATTTAGAAAAAGGAGATTTTCAAGCAGCAATCGAAGGTTGTAATTCAGTTCTGAAAATTGATGCAAATAATTTTGCAGCTTACGTATTTCGGGGATTTGCTTATAGCCATTTAGAGCAATATGAAACAGCAGTTGGAGATTTTGAGCAAGCGATAGGTATTAACCCTAATTCTGCTTATCCTTACTTTGGTAGAGGCTTTGCTCAAGTTCAACTTGAAAAATATCGTGATTCGCTGGCAGATTTTGAACAAACCATCAAAATGGAACCAGAATTTGCTCACGCTTATTTTTGGCGCGGGATTGCTCAAGCTAATTTAGCTCAAACAGATGCAGCAAAGGCTGATTTAGAGAAAGCTGCTGAACTTTATCAAAAACAAGGAAATCCTCAAGCTGCTGAACAAGCATTAAATGTATTGAAAGAAATCTATACCGCTTAA
- a CDS encoding CHASE2 domain-containing protein: MNNFHLKVQRIEQVCLFELTWGTAQRLSAKINYSENLTLLYQEWQRTYLSFYKTALRGRVENSGSFQTPTPDWHAKLVQIEAKFLSEFHNWLRSSELYEIRTVITQVSLSSANSQSANINLFLTCDSLELARLPWETWEICTEVTFAFSKINIVRSPINIHKSIAKHNHIHRAKTRVLVILGDDTGLDFQAEKKAIQKLKRLADITFIGWQPGKNIDLLKTELKAAITSELGWDILLFAGHSNETALTGGEISIAPNTTLSISEIIPLLNQALEKGLQFALFNSCNGLSIANKLIELGLSQVAVMREPIHNKVASEFFLHFLQSLAQYKDVQEALTSACQYLKLEENLTYPSAYLIPSLFLHPEAHLFRFKHSFAHNLRKISPSRIETIALSALFIISTQLPIQNNLLAQRLKTQTIYRQLTGQTDSTKNPPVLLVQIDEESIRKRKISNPKPMNRQYLAELIDKLQTRGAKVIGIDYLLDRHQEQNDRALAKTLQLGVKSSKPTWFVLATTSALNGDRLKVLPEIASPNWTLQGEIEILPGYMQLLSLSDKSSSQPLYFANLLAISHQLQKLEPQTATTANKKQRGLIAVADTTIENKVTQAPQPQLKSKTDFSQQIEKFLQKNHLNNITSFTSPRINLQPITEFSYYFGQMWLHPIVDFSIPPNQVYRSIPAWQLLENQTQNPQIANLENQIVIIAPGGYGEAGMSKDGEDNFDLPPALEVWQRLENPENTNQVLTGGEIHAYKVHHLLNNRMVVPIPDLWIILIAIILGKTLYFIMQKNPQFRLQILLSLGVSTVAYGLISLQIYLSSIAIILPWSLPSLIIWLYVMPAFLRKKVYE; this comes from the coding sequence ATGAACAACTTTCATCTCAAGGTGCAACGCATCGAACAAGTTTGCTTATTTGAATTAACTTGGGGAACAGCACAACGTCTCAGCGCTAAAATTAACTATTCCGAAAACTTGACATTACTCTATCAAGAATGGCAACGCACCTATCTAAGTTTTTACAAAACTGCGTTACGAGGAAGAGTAGAAAATTCCGGTAGTTTTCAAACACCAACTCCTGATTGGCACGCAAAATTAGTTCAAATAGAAGCAAAATTTCTATCAGAATTTCACAATTGGTTGCGTAGTAGCGAACTATATGAAATTAGAACAGTAATTACTCAAGTTTCTTTATCGTCTGCTAATTCTCAATCGGCAAATATTAATCTTTTCTTGACTTGTGATTCTTTAGAATTAGCACGCTTACCTTGGGAGACTTGGGAGATTTGTACGGAAGTTACCTTTGCTTTTAGTAAAATTAATATTGTTCGCAGTCCTATCAATATCCATAAATCAATAGCAAAGCATAATCATATTCATCGTGCTAAAACTAGAGTATTAGTAATTTTAGGTGATGATACTGGTTTAGATTTTCAAGCTGAGAAAAAAGCAATTCAAAAACTGAAACGTCTTGCCGACATTACATTTATAGGATGGCAACCAGGAAAAAACATTGACCTACTTAAAACTGAACTAAAAGCAGCAATTACTTCGGAATTAGGATGGGATATTTTATTATTTGCAGGACATAGCAATGAAACGGCTTTGACAGGTGGAGAAATTTCTATTGCTCCCAATACTACTTTATCAATTAGTGAAATCATACCCTTATTAAATCAAGCCTTAGAAAAAGGATTACAATTCGCTTTATTTAATTCCTGTAACGGCTTAAGTATTGCTAATAAGTTAATTGAATTAGGTTTAAGTCAAGTAGCAGTAATGCGAGAACCAATTCATAATAAAGTCGCTTCAGAATTTTTCCTACATTTTTTGCAAAGTTTGGCTCAATATAAAGATGTCCAAGAAGCTTTAACATCAGCTTGTCAATATTTAAAATTAGAAGAAAATCTGACTTATCCTAGCGCCTATCTGATTCCTTCTTTATTTCTCCATCCAGAAGCTCATTTATTTCGCTTTAAACATAGTTTCGCTCATAATTTACGAAAAATTAGCCCATCTCGCATTGAAACTATTGCTCTTTCAGCTTTATTTATTATTAGTACTCAACTACCTATACAAAATAATTTATTAGCACAGCGTTTAAAAACACAAACTATTTACCGTCAATTAACAGGTCAAACTGATTCAACCAAAAATCCCCCAGTTTTATTAGTCCAAATTGATGAAGAATCGATTAGGAAGCGTAAAATTTCCAACCCAAAACCGATGAATCGTCAATACTTAGCTGAATTAATTGATAAGTTACAAACGAGGGGTGCTAAGGTAATTGGAATTGATTATTTATTAGATAGACATCAAGAACAAAACGACCGAGCCTTAGCTAAAACTCTTCAGCTTGGTGTAAAATCATCAAAACCAACATGGTTTGTCTTGGCAACAACTAGTGCCTTAAATGGTGATAGGTTGAAAGTATTACCAGAAATTGCTAGCCCTAATTGGACTTTGCAAGGAGAAATTGAGATTTTACCGGGATATATGCAACTGCTATCTCTATCAGATAAATCTTCATCTCAACCATTATATTTTGCTAATTTATTAGCAATCTCACATCAGTTACAGAAACTAGAACCACAAACAGCTACCACAGCAAATAAAAAACAACGAGGATTGATTGCAGTTGCTGATACAACTATTGAAAATAAAGTTACACAAGCACCACAACCTCAATTAAAGAGTAAAACAGATTTTAGCCAGCAGATTGAAAAATTCTTACAAAAGAATCATCTGAATAATATTACTAGCTTTACATCACCACGGATTAATTTACAACCAATAACAGAATTTAGCTATTATTTTGGTCAGATGTGGTTGCACCCAATAGTTGATTTTTCTATTCCGCCAAATCAAGTCTATCGCAGTATTCCGGCTTGGCAGTTATTAGAAAATCAGACCCAAAATCCCCAAATTGCTAATTTAGAAAATCAAATAGTTATCATTGCACCAGGGGGATATGGTGAAGCGGGAATGTCAAAAGATGGTGAAGATAATTTTGATTTACCTCCGGCTTTGGAAGTATGGCAACGTTTAGAAAATCCAGAGAATACCAATCAAGTATTGACTGGAGGTGAGATTCATGCATATAAAGTACATCATTTATTGAATAATAGAATGGTTGTACCTATCCCTGATTTATGGATAATTTTAATAGCGATTATATTGGGTAAGACTTTATATTTTATAATGCAAAAAAATCCCCAATTCAGATTACAAATTTTATTATCGTTAGGTGTATCTACAGTAGCTTATGGTTTAATAAGTTTACAAATTTATCTTTCATCAATCGCGATAATTTTACCTTGGAGCTTACCATCACTAATTATTTGGTTGTACGTAATGCCAGCATTTTTGAGGAAAAAAGTTTATGAATAG
- a CDS encoding tetratricopeptide repeat protein: MSKSLKSFALVSLVFSLTCGVGLAANDVIVKHTLAQTATSSDTKADADKLFEEGVQQFRRGEYPKALQTYQRVLEIRRKLGDKAGIGQTLNNIGLVYNVFQQNDKALEILQQALTIRREIKDRAGEGETLDALGGLYFSLEQDEKSLLTLQQALEIRREVKDKVGEAITLSRMGITYSYLKQQDKGLKLLQQALAMHRELGDKYQEGLTLFRIAGAYSNINDYPNALDWLNKALAVNREVGNRAWEGRSLQHIGLIYLNKKEYDNALKFFQQSLPLIQEAGMRDFEANILNAIGNTYFNQQKYDPAIKAYQQALPIASEVKDKSLEFQILVSLGDSYTKQEKYDKTLEFYQQALPLANKNTEQEAAILVLIGNCYFQQGKHDLAIENLQNSLIITREIKNPTIEAQTLAGIAVNYHAQKKYDKAIEFYEKALALYGETANNRSTKLTIFMQIMRIYYGNANEATLEKDYYRGMIQANKALKLVPNALKIARELNNSEVEKNIFEIQGQSYSLIGNYHLKLRELEKAEKFLQQGLNIARQYKILDAERYALSFLAELYKYQGNISKVIELSQRELEIAQQLRDPAFEAQALLRLAMTYSVLGDFDKGIQFSQQALSKANEIDIQKLPNYSQSHAYDQKLSALGFLSLVYTNIGEYDKAFEYAQQRLNFAKTLKNPEFDASALIALGDVYQNNQEFQKAIELNQQALTIARDIKNSDLEAEAFKKLSAVYTVKGDYKQALDSAQQVLIIAEKTKNLNLKRDALNIQRQIYTHQGNYKKTLELFQEALSIAKQNIDPHSELSSLQEIGLFYKTLGDEQKSTEYLQQSLTLAQKIKNPQGEAISLFLIAYSYFGKDQPKKIIEYTNRGLAILPKTKTIEIELIGNFVLGLGYGELNNEPKAMEAVQANLELARKSKNPSYEKEVLSFIGGLQRKFGKKQEAIKTYNQALAIKIQAKSVGADSGIYAGLGRTYAELNQPNEAIKNYQEAVQRIEVVRSKIQEITPDLQKSFFQTIVDFDGFTPAQVYRQYADLLLQQGRTAEATPILEILKYLEAQEYFGKPRAINSTLNDKQIALGKELNQLETIPRERRDNKHKQRIIELRKMQENLIKEYGEFVKSPEVAKRIEELRQLTGGKNLDPDAQARSLQDNLKELQQDAVIIYPLVLKERLELVLLTPYAPPVRRTVAVSQAELNKTIEDFRRDLQSPGTNAKVNANKLYQWLIQPLEGDLAEAKTKTIIFAPDEKLRYIPLAALHDSKQWLIERYNINNITALSLMDLNTKPQTKQDILAAAFTDINRNVTVPLGEKTATFRGLKYAGKEVDEITASFSGSTKLLDKQFNPNIRLMMNDYSVVHLATHAAFVKENPDNSVIILGDKVLGEKESDDQDNKEYFTLRDVKSWNLTNVDLVVLSACETGLGGFGDGKEILGFGYAMQQTGAKAAIASLWKVDDPSTSELMQLFYKNLSRKMTKSEALRQAQLDLLKGNNATSINSEQRSIRVNIPPGTSSRNEKYQSGYSHPYYWAPFILIGNGL, encoded by the coding sequence ATGTCTAAGAGTTTGAAGAGTTTCGCCCTAGTTAGTTTAGTGTTTTCACTGACTTGTGGTGTTGGGTTAGCGGCGAATGATGTGATAGTTAAGCATACTTTGGCGCAAACTGCAACCAGTTCGGATACTAAAGCAGATGCAGATAAGTTGTTTGAAGAAGGTGTACAGCAGTTTCGACGTGGGGAATATCCCAAAGCTTTGCAGACTTATCAACGGGTGCTGGAGATACGGCGAAAATTGGGGGATAAAGCGGGAATTGGTCAAACGCTGAATAATATAGGACTGGTTTACAACGTTTTTCAGCAAAACGACAAAGCATTAGAAATTTTACAACAAGCTTTAACAATTCGCAGGGAAATTAAAGACCGTGCTGGAGAAGGAGAAACTTTAGATGCTTTGGGTGGGTTGTACTTCAGTTTGGAACAAGATGAAAAATCCCTCTTAACTTTACAACAAGCTTTAGAAATTCGCCGTGAGGTTAAAGATAAAGTCGGGGAAGCAATTACTCTGAGTCGAATGGGTATTACTTACAGTTATTTAAAACAACAAGATAAAGGCTTAAAGCTTTTACAGCAAGCACTAGCGATGCATAGAGAATTGGGGGATAAATACCAAGAGGGCTTGACTCTATTTAGAATAGCAGGAGCTTACAGCAATATAAATGATTATCCAAATGCTTTGGATTGGTTGAATAAAGCTTTAGCTGTGAATCGTGAAGTCGGAAATCGTGCTTGGGAAGGTAGGAGTTTACAGCATATAGGATTAATTTATCTTAATAAAAAAGAATATGACAATGCATTGAAATTTTTTCAACAATCATTACCGCTCATTCAAGAAGCAGGAATGCGTGATTTTGAGGCTAACATTCTTAATGCTATAGGAAATACTTATTTTAATCAACAAAAATATGATCCAGCCATTAAAGCTTATCAACAAGCATTACCTATAGCTAGTGAGGTAAAAGATAAATCTCTTGAATTTCAGATTTTAGTATCTTTAGGAGATAGTTATACAAAACAAGAGAAATATGATAAGACTTTAGAGTTTTATCAACAAGCTTTGCCATTAGCAAATAAAAATACTGAACAAGAAGCCGCAATACTTGTGCTTATTGGAAATTGCTATTTTCAGCAAGGTAAACATGACTTAGCAATAGAAAATTTACAAAACTCATTAATAATCACTAGAGAAATAAAGAATCCGACGATAGAAGCTCAAACTCTTGCTGGAATTGCTGTGAACTACCATGCTCAGAAAAAATATGATAAAGCAATTGAATTCTATGAGAAAGCATTAGCTCTCTACGGAGAAACAGCAAATAATCGCTCTACAAAATTAACTATCTTCATGCAAATCATGAGGATTTATTATGGAAATGCTAATGAGGCTACCCTTGAAAAAGATTATTATCGGGGAATGATTCAAGCAAATAAAGCTCTCAAATTAGTTCCAAATGCTTTAAAAATTGCAAGAGAACTCAACAATTCCGAAGTAGAGAAAAATATATTTGAAATTCAAGGTCAATCCTACTCGCTTATCGGTAATTATCATCTCAAATTAAGAGAATTAGAAAAAGCAGAGAAATTTCTGCAACAAGGTTTGAATATTGCTCGACAGTATAAAATTTTAGATGCTGAGAGATATGCTTTATCTTTTCTCGCCGAGCTTTATAAATACCAAGGAAATATTAGCAAGGTTATTGAATTAAGCCAGAGAGAATTAGAAATTGCTCAACAACTTAGAGATCCAGCTTTTGAAGCACAGGCATTATTAAGGCTTGCTATGACTTATAGTGTTCTAGGTGACTTTGATAAAGGTATTCAGTTTTCACAACAAGCTTTAAGCAAAGCAAATGAAATTGATATTCAAAAATTACCGAATTATTCTCAATCTCATGCTTATGATCAAAAGCTGTCTGCTTTAGGTTTTTTGAGTTTAGTCTACACGAATATAGGGGAATATGATAAAGCATTTGAGTATGCTCAACAACGTTTAAACTTTGCAAAAACTTTAAAAAACCCTGAATTTGACGCTAGTGCATTGATTGCATTAGGTGATGTATATCAGAATAACCAAGAATTTCAAAAAGCAATTGAACTTAACCAGCAAGCTTTGACAATAGCAAGAGATATTAAGAATTCTGATTTAGAAGCAGAAGCATTCAAAAAACTCAGTGCTGTATATACAGTAAAGGGAGATTATAAGCAAGCTTTAGATTCCGCACAGCAAGTATTGATAATTGCAGAAAAAACAAAAAATCTCAATTTAAAAAGAGATGCTTTAAATATTCAACGGCAGATTTATACTCATCAAGGAAACTATAAGAAAACTCTGGAATTATTTCAGGAAGCATTATCAATTGCTAAACAAAATATTGATCCACACTCTGAATTGTCAAGTCTTCAAGAAATTGGACTATTCTACAAAACTTTAGGAGATGAACAAAAAAGCACTGAATATTTACAACAATCACTTACCCTAGCTCAAAAAATCAAAAATCCTCAGGGTGAGGCTATAAGTTTATTTCTTATTGCCTACAGCTACTTTGGTAAAGACCAACCGAAAAAAATCATTGAATATACGAATCGAGGTTTAGCTATTTTACCCAAAACTAAAACAATCGAAATAGAATTAATAGGAAATTTTGTACTTGGTCTGGGCTATGGTGAGTTAAATAATGAGCCAAAAGCAATGGAAGCAGTCCAAGCTAACTTAGAACTTGCCAGAAAGTCGAAAAATCCTAGCTATGAAAAGGAAGTACTTTCGTTTATAGGGGGTTTACAGCGTAAGTTTGGTAAAAAGCAAGAAGCGATTAAAACATATAACCAAGCATTAGCAATCAAAATTCAAGCAAAATCTGTAGGTGCTGATTCTGGAATTTATGCTGGCTTAGGTCGTACTTATGCTGAATTAAATCAACCTAATGAAGCGATTAAAAACTATCAAGAAGCAGTTCAGCGAATTGAAGTAGTGCGAAGTAAGATTCAAGAAATTACACCAGATTTACAAAAATCTTTCTTTCAAACAATTGTCGATTTTGATGGATTTACACCAGCCCAAGTATATCGTCAGTATGCAGATTTATTATTACAACAAGGACGTACAGCAGAAGCAACACCAATCCTAGAAATACTGAAATATCTAGAAGCGCAAGAATATTTCGGCAAACCAAGAGCAATTAATAGTACTTTAAATGATAAACAAATCGCCTTGGGTAAGGAATTAAATCAATTAGAAACTATCCCCCGAGAGAGGCGTGATAACAAGCATAAACAGCGTATTATTGAGTTGCGAAAAATGCAAGAAAATCTCATAAAAGAATACGGAGAATTTGTCAAAAGTCCAGAAGTTGCAAAACGAATTGAAGAATTACGTCAACTTACTGGAGGAAAGAATTTAGACCCAGATGCACAAGCAAGAAGTTTACAAGATAATTTAAAGGAGCTACAACAAGATGCTGTAATTATTTATCCCTTGGTTTTAAAAGAGCGTTTGGAACTAGTATTACTTACTCCTTATGCTCCTCCAGTTCGTCGTACAGTAGCAGTTTCGCAAGCTGAACTCAATAAAACAATTGAAGATTTTCGTCGTGATTTGCAAAGTCCTGGTACTAATGCCAAAGTTAATGCTAATAAACTTTATCAATGGCTAATTCAACCATTGGAGGGGGATTTAGCAGAAGCAAAAACCAAAACAATTATTTTTGCTCCCGATGAAAAATTACGTTATATTCCTCTAGCTGCTTTACATGATAGTAAGCAATGGCTAATTGAGCGTTATAACATCAATAATATTACAGCCTTGAGTTTGATGGATTTAAATACAAAACCTCAAACTAAACAAGACATTTTAGCTGCTGCATTTACAGATATCAATCGTAATGTAACTGTCCCGTTGGGGGAAAAAACGGCAACTTTTAGAGGATTGAAATATGCAGGAAAAGAAGTAGATGAAATTACAGCAAGTTTTTCTGGAAGTACTAAACTTTTAGACAAACAATTCAATCCAAATATCCGATTAATGATGAATGATTATTCAGTCGTACATCTGGCAACTCATGCCGCATTTGTCAAGGAAAATCCAGACAATTCTGTAATTATTTTGGGTGATAAAGTTTTAGGTGAGAAAGAATCAGACGATCAAGATAATAAAGAATATTTTACTTTGCGAGATGTCAAATCTTGGAATCTCACAAATGTTGATTTGGTAGTGCTGAGTGCTTGTGAAACTGGTTTGGGTGGTTTTGGGGATGGTAAAGAGATTTTAGGTTTTGGTTATGCGATGCAACAAACAGGTGCTAAAGCTGCGATCGCATCTTTGTGGAAAGTTGACGATCCCAGTACATCAGAACTAATGCAACTATTTTACAAAAACCTCTCCAGAAAGATGACGAAATCTGAAGCATTACGTCAAGCACAACTTGATTTACTAAAAGGGAATAACGCCACCAGCATCAACTCCGAACAACGTTCTATTAGAGTGAATATACCACCCGGTACCTCCTCAAGAAATGAAAAGTATCAAAGTGGGTATTCCCATCCGTACTACTGGGCACCTTTCATTTTAATTGGTAACGGTCTTTAA
- a CDS encoding DUF1822 family protein — MTNLLSNLPPMSYLDFDALPTSAVILSPDEIDQAAVLSNQVINESKQWQAYLHYLALSAFEQWLEERAESLTINREQCTSLQPVLANFISGVANLQVGEFKVCLIATGSLSDEMVNIPRVVVDLPEFIPHFYVLVEVLEEQEAANVYAFLSYEELQENLQTTSLQSDWNYQLTISCFDSNPDRLLLYLRCLESSAISLPVIPTNRSAILANIQNQLVELLPQLQSPKRELSEVLTWEQAAAVLTSPELINWVYTLQTQAAIENIEIGSANPESTAAFASLQDVIKLITQPALNAGRWLWDELDDLAASLSWVLLPSFADASQMRPIRSPEEEFEVIATQLRQRGLEIPVQARGAYQDLLLAGIPLRLYAVTWHLLSESEQPEWSLLLILGAPALSSLPSGIKLRVSDQTGILDEPGLNAESEDSYIFTRVVGNWDEKFLVSVSLMDGVEVTLPPFAFNLERLRN; from the coding sequence ATGACAAATTTATTAAGTAATCTTCCTCCCATGTCTTACCTTGATTTTGATGCTTTACCAACTTCAGCAGTTATTCTCTCACCCGATGAGATTGACCAAGCCGCAGTACTCAGTAATCAAGTTATTAATGAATCCAAACAATGGCAAGCTTATCTTCATTATTTAGCTTTATCAGCTTTTGAGCAATGGCTAGAAGAAAGAGCAGAATCTTTAACTATTAATCGCGAGCAATGTACAAGTTTACAACCAGTTTTAGCAAATTTTATTAGTGGCGTTGCTAATTTACAAGTAGGGGAATTTAAAGTCTGTTTAATTGCCACTGGTAGCTTGAGCGATGAAATGGTTAATATTCCCAGAGTAGTTGTAGATTTACCAGAGTTTATTCCCCACTTTTATGTTTTAGTGGAGGTGTTAGAAGAACAAGAAGCAGCAAATGTTTATGCTTTTTTAAGCTATGAAGAATTACAAGAGAATTTACAGACAACCTCTTTACAGTCAGATTGGAATTATCAACTGACAATATCCTGTTTTGATAGTAATCCAGACCGTCTCTTGCTTTATCTACGATGTTTGGAATCATCAGCAATCTCTTTACCTGTAATTCCTACAAATCGTAGTGCGATTTTAGCAAATATACAAAATCAGTTGGTGGAATTATTACCTCAGTTACAATCACCGAAACGGGAATTATCTGAAGTTTTAACTTGGGAACAAGCTGCTGCTGTTTTAACTAGTCCAGAATTGATCAATTGGGTTTACACATTACAAACACAAGCAGCTATAGAGAATATAGAGATTGGTAGCGCCAACCCAGAATCAACAGCTGCTTTTGCGTCTCTACAAGATGTAATTAAATTAATTACCCAACCTGCTTTAAATGCTGGACGTTGGTTGTGGGATGAGTTGGATGATTTAGCTGCTTCACTTTCTTGGGTGCTGTTACCCAGTTTTGCAGATGCTTCCCAAATGCGCCCAATACGTAGTCCTGAGGAAGAATTTGAGGTAATAGCTACTCAATTACGACAGAGGGGTTTAGAAATTCCCGTACAAGCGCGGGGTGCGTATCAAGATTTACTTTTAGCTGGGATACCTTTGCGGTTGTATGCTGTGACTTGGCATTTACTATCGGAATCTGAACAGCCAGAGTGGAGTTTGTTACTAATTTTGGGCGCACCTGCTTTAAGTAGTTTACCGTCTGGGATTAAACTTAGGGTCAGCGACCAAACAGGTATTTTGGATGAACCGGGATTAAATGCAGAGAGTGAAGATTCTTATATATTTACCCGTGTGGTTGGTAATTGGGATGAGAAGTTTTTGGTGAGTGTGAGTTTGATGGATGGCGTTGAGGTGACTTTACCGCCTTTTGCGTTTAATTTGGAGCGGTTACGGAATTGA